One segment of Prinia subflava isolate CZ2003 ecotype Zambia chromosome 11, Cam_Psub_1.2, whole genome shotgun sequence DNA contains the following:
- the FYTTD1 gene encoding UAP56-interacting factor, whose protein sequence is MRGPGWGRSGLREAAMNAFGAAAPLPGSSAAAGTRHGGGESLEKIDMSLDDIIRLNKKEERKQYSPKIKRGLQQNRAQQFSSQGSKWGIQQQKGYGKNHLGRRKKIAGKKRSYGVITGLAAKKAVGSHKGISPLNRQPLSEKNAQRNYQVLKRKTNLQRQSEMQRKQASVLRRPTLLNRRNNTPSTFVRIGNKLNQQKDTRQATFLFRRGLKVQAQVQSTDDLDNQTVKRTRQWRTSTTSGGILTVSIDNPGAIISPISQKLRLTRSPVPPFLMKRDQSEEKKIPKGVPLQFDINSVGKQTGMTLNERFGILKEQRTALSQNKGSRFVTVG, encoded by the exons ATGCGCGGGCCCGGCTGGGGGCGGTCCGGTCTGAGGGAGGCGGCCATGAACGCGTTCGGGGCTGCGGCACCGCTCCCGGGCTCCTCGGCCGCGGCGGGGACCCGGCACGGCGGCGGCGAGAGCCTGGAGAAGATCGACATGTCcctgg ATGATATAATCAGGCTGaacaagaaagaagagagaaagcaatattctcccaaaataaaaagaggacTTCAGCAGAATCGAGCTCAACAGTTCAGTTCACAAGGCTCCAAGTGGGGAATCCAACAGCAGAAAG GTTATGGTAAGAATCATTTGGGGCGCAGAAAGAAGATAGCAGGGAAGAAGCGTTCTTACGGAGTCATAACTGGCCTGGCAGCCAAGAAAGCTGTGGGTTCACACAAAGGAATCAGTCCTCTGAACAGACAGCCACTGAGTGAGAAG AATGCACAGCGGAATTACCAGgtcttgaaaaggaaaacaaacctgCAGAGACAatctgaaatgcagagaaaacaagCTTCTGTCCTCAGGAGGCCTACCCTGCTAAACAGGAG GAATAACACGCCATCCACTTTTGTCAGAATTGGGAACAAACTAAATCAGCAGAAAGATACTCGTCAAGCAACTTTCCTGTTTAGAAGAGGCCTGAAG GTGCAGGCCCAAGTGCAGTCAACAGATGATCTTGATAATCAGACAGTAAAGAGAACTCGTCA ATGGCGAACTTCTACCACAAGTGGAGGGATCCTGACTGTGTCTATTGACAACCCAGGAGCAATCATAAGCCCAAT TTCCCAGAAATTACGATTAACTCGTAGTCCTGTGCCACCATTTCTGATGAAGAGGGACCAATCTGAAGAGAAGAAGATTCCAAAAGGGGTTCCGTTGCAGTTTGATATAAATAGTGTTGGAAAACAG acagGGATGACGTTGAACGAGCGATTCGGGATCCTGAAGGAGCAGAGGACAGCACTGTCTCAGAACAAAGGAAGCCGTTTCGTAACAGTGGGCTAA